Proteins found in one Desulfovibrio gilichinskyi genomic segment:
- a CDS encoding ABC transporter substrate-binding protein, with product MKTILMTLAILLSVSSTISAKEFIFGTIFENKGENALTAQEAMNGAILAVKKFNETSPDLKIKLECETCTRDPLEIIKAVHNLSKTKGISAAVGIVSEDAALSAAPTFQELQLPFICSGAQLLGLTNSKTPDIFTLAVPDNKIGSDLAKYTISTLQADHIFLIRSDMKDSTAQQAESFTAEFTAKGGTILSELRITEPDPDLSYIMKAIKAFAPPPQSDSTTTDEAVGASDYSDSYAEIITQQRTAPPETQQIEAVVILAPAGVSAHLLRLMQKKQMAYNVVGGTSFDTVAIKKSIAAWSGTVIFASQASLTREDDLVTLFVKDYADLFGEKPQTGYAALGFDSILLLAETAGKTGNPSVNIRTNLPTVKNFQGVSGNISFTGGRAKKPLYIIQSNAGKISLADEM from the coding sequence ATGAAAACAATACTGATGACGCTTGCAATCTTGCTTTCTGTTTCTTCCACAATCTCAGCGAAAGAATTCATTTTCGGTACTATTTTCGAAAATAAAGGCGAAAATGCACTTACCGCGCAAGAGGCTATGAATGGAGCAATTCTTGCCGTAAAAAAATTCAATGAGACAAGCCCAGATTTAAAAATTAAACTTGAATGCGAAACATGCACAAGAGACCCGCTGGAAATAATTAAAGCCGTTCATAATCTTTCTAAAACAAAAGGGATTTCTGCCGCAGTAGGAATTGTCTCTGAAGATGCTGCCCTTTCCGCCGCTCCGACCTTTCAAGAACTACAACTCCCTTTCATCTGCAGCGGAGCACAGCTCTTAGGTCTGACAAATTCTAAAACTCCTGACATTTTCACCTTAGCAGTACCGGATAATAAGATCGGTTCCGACCTTGCAAAATATACTATTTCAACACTTCAGGCTGACCATATTTTCCTGATAAGATCAGATATGAAAGATTCAACTGCGCAGCAGGCAGAAAGCTTCACAGCTGAATTTACAGCGAAAGGAGGAACAATACTTTCAGAGCTTCGCATAACCGAACCAGACCCGGATTTATCATACATTATGAAGGCTATTAAGGCATTTGCCCCTCCGCCTCAGTCAGACAGTACAACCACAGATGAAGCCGTAGGAGCCAGTGATTATTCGGATAGCTATGCGGAAATTATTACGCAGCAACGCACGGCCCCTCCTGAAACTCAACAGATTGAAGCCGTAGTGATTTTAGCCCCGGCTGGAGTCAGTGCGCACCTGCTGAGACTCATGCAGAAAAAGCAAATGGCTTATAATGTTGTCGGCGGCACAAGTTTTGATACCGTAGCAATAAAAAAATCCATAGCTGCATGGTCAGGAACTGTTATTTTTGCTTCGCAGGCAAGCCTTACCCGTGAGGATGACCTTGTTACACTCTTTGTAAAAGACTACGCGGACTTGTTCGGGGAAAAACCGCAAACAGGCTATGCGGCTCTCGGATTTGATTCAATTCTCCTGCTCGCTGAAACAGCCGGAAAAACCGGCAATCCGTCCGTAAACATACGGACCAACCTGCCGACAGTTAAAAATTTTCAAGGAGTTTCCGGTAACATATCTTTTACCGGCGGCAGGGCGAAAAAACCGCTTTATATAATTCAATCTAACGCAGGTAAAATTTCTTTAGCAGATGAAATGTAA
- a CDS encoding TVP38/TMEM64 family protein, with translation MVISDCLKNRTFLYGIIILLVTGVFSFAIERYGEGHLSTILSWIEARGNLAPLIFILVNVLGLALAIPQTLFTVAAGVLFGAFEGAAYSLIGMSFGSVLAFILGRFVFRKIILQKFGASRSFLDLERLSDKHPLKVLALSRIVPVVPYSIANYLWSVTGIRFLPFLIMSVLCLIPETVFLTAGGHLLKSGVTRGTVNLELVAVLVGAGVVIFFLIKAVRKSLREL, from the coding sequence ATGGTTATAAGTGATTGTTTAAAAAATAGAACTTTTTTGTATGGAATAATAATTTTGCTTGTGACCGGAGTTTTTTCTTTTGCCATCGAAAGATACGGTGAAGGGCATCTCAGTACAATTCTTTCGTGGATTGAAGCCCGTGGTAATTTGGCACCGTTAATATTTATTCTGGTCAATGTGCTGGGGCTTGCGCTTGCTATTCCGCAGACTTTGTTTACTGTCGCCGCCGGAGTTCTTTTCGGAGCATTTGAAGGAGCTGCCTACAGCCTTATAGGTATGAGCTTTGGTTCGGTATTGGCCTTCATACTCGGACGCTTTGTTTTCAGGAAAATTATTTTGCAGAAATTCGGTGCGAGCAGAAGTTTTTTAGATCTTGAAAGGCTTAGCGATAAACATCCGCTGAAGGTATTGGCTTTAAGTAGAATTGTGCCTGTAGTGCCGTATTCAATTGCCAATTATCTCTGGTCGGTAACGGGTATAAGGTTTCTTCCGTTTTTAATTATGAGTGTACTTTGCCTGATACCTGAGACTGTTTTTCTGACAGCCGGCGGGCACCTGCTTAAGTCCGGAGTTACCAGGGGAACGGTTAATTTAGAATTAGTCGCTGTTCTGGTTGGAGCCGGAGTAGTTATTTTCTTTCTTATAAAGGCTGTTCGGAAAAGTTTGAGGGAACTTTAA
- a CDS encoding YcaO-like family protein: MRYQLKLMDTLSGTGCFAALPEPNLSFSEVLNHLEKYPYDEFMHRHMLDMLGKHRTRKIEKLITEIKGDPDKKVLAALIYEACLTYPKLAPIKEQIEKEFDAHDLKKFSPTLHLRSHLLTDQSLHNKWTLILSANMEEHAELPAPDEAGLPLLYKTEELPAKVSIDAGAVRSSLEKEGKLPPAKERASIVEVTAHAMKQLEAIDVFLGPQMRQKGCLSPAAVLQHWQVKTRTDIGSFSNSLDAIQTSYGRGFSLINAQVSCAMEVVERVSSYGSIGKAGVLNRINPSPVVKGTYDEVAKDNEALDPSTLSLEYPYEGQSLWWMEAERFNGTEYEKILIPVQHVFLFCNLDEQNLFSGLSSTGLASGNTFAEAKLSGLLEVLERDSDSTIPFDKEKCFRIESDNAEINKHLNDLKDSGIQVWFQDMTSELGVPCYRAFAVGKHGDINKGGGCNLDGKRALLSALTEVPYPFPGPATMDYPEGLPVRKLEDLPDLSTGSTQGDVMVLETLLTKNDYYPIYVDLTRKDLGIPVTRAIVPGLEIVSDMDKFSRVSPRLYRNYLELKNLL, from the coding sequence ATGCGTTACCAACTTAAACTTATGGATACTCTTTCAGGCACAGGTTGCTTCGCAGCACTCCCTGAGCCCAACTTAAGTTTTTCCGAAGTCTTAAATCATCTGGAAAAATATCCTTACGATGAATTTATGCACCGCCATATGCTCGATATGCTCGGCAAGCACCGCACACGCAAAATCGAGAAACTGATCACTGAAATTAAAGGTGACCCCGACAAGAAAGTTCTCGCCGCCCTGATATATGAAGCATGCCTCACATACCCTAAACTTGCTCCCATAAAAGAACAGATTGAAAAAGAGTTCGATGCGCACGATCTTAAAAAGTTTTCACCGACACTGCATCTACGCTCTCATCTGTTAACAGATCAATCCTTGCACAATAAATGGACTTTGATTTTATCTGCAAACATGGAAGAGCATGCAGAACTGCCTGCACCGGATGAAGCAGGACTGCCTCTATTATATAAAACAGAAGAGCTACCTGCTAAAGTGTCCATAGATGCCGGCGCTGTCAGAAGTTCGCTTGAAAAAGAAGGAAAGCTCCCTCCCGCAAAAGAACGTGCCTCGATAGTTGAAGTAACCGCTCATGCCATGAAACAGCTCGAAGCGATTGACGTCTTTCTCGGGCCGCAGATGCGCCAGAAAGGCTGTCTTAGCCCTGCGGCTGTACTGCAGCACTGGCAGGTTAAGACTCGGACTGACATCGGTTCATTCTCAAATTCACTTGATGCGATCCAAACCAGTTACGGCCGCGGTTTTTCACTCATAAACGCTCAAGTTTCCTGCGCGATGGAAGTGGTGGAAAGAGTCAGTTCCTATGGCAGCATAGGCAAAGCCGGAGTTCTTAACAGGATTAATCCTTCACCTGTGGTTAAAGGCACTTATGATGAAGTCGCAAAAGACAATGAAGCTCTAGATCCATCCACTCTGTCACTGGAATATCCTTACGAAGGACAATCGCTCTGGTGGATGGAAGCGGAAAGGTTTAACGGCACAGAGTATGAGAAAATTTTGATTCCGGTTCAGCATGTATTTCTCTTTTGCAACCTTGATGAACAGAATCTGTTCAGTGGGCTTAGTTCTACAGGGCTGGCATCCGGTAACACTTTTGCTGAAGCAAAACTGAGCGGCCTACTTGAAGTTCTTGAGCGTGATTCGGATTCAACAATCCCGTTTGACAAAGAAAAATGTTTCAGAATCGAAAGTGATAATGCTGAAATCAACAAACATCTGAACGATCTGAAAGATTCAGGAATTCAGGTCTGGTTTCAAGATATGACATCCGAGCTTGGTGTGCCATGCTATCGTGCATTCGCTGTCGGCAAGCATGGAGACATCAACAAAGGTGGAGGATGCAATCTGGATGGCAAACGTGCGCTCCTGTCCGCTCTGACAGAAGTCCCCTACCCTTTCCCCGGCCCCGCAACCATGGATTACCCTGAAGGACTGCCTGTGCGCAAGCTGGAAGATCTTCCGGACTTATCCACCGGAAGCACACAAGGGGATGTGATGGTGCTTGAAACTCTACTCACCAAAAACGATTACTATCCAATCTATGTAGATCTGACTCGTAAAGACCTTGGAATCCCCGTAACCCGCGCAATTGTACCGGGGCTGGAGATTGTTTCCGATATGGATAAATTCTCGCGCGTAAGCCCGAGACTTTACAGAAATTACCTTGAATTAAAAAATTTGTTATAA